The Coffea arabica cultivar ET-39 chromosome 2c, Coffea Arabica ET-39 HiFi, whole genome shotgun sequence genome includes the window tagcatgttccaatgggtcactcaatcttccgcttaaagctattggttgatagcctttagcttttggtcgaagattgaggttttgatagattcactcaaacacgtagccgtgacacgatgtgtgcgtagcggtgtttggggaatcgctcgagccaccgacaaagaaccttgggattgatgacccttggtttctaagtctgaaggctcgggggcctatgacctatcgagtctagatgcattagtaagccaagcctcatgcatccatattagaattgcctagggtagagtcagccttatcctgaactagggacactattcacgaggggaggggtcccaaccctctttccttatttatctttattgccttttatattatctatttgtccaaatgtgttatgtgattatgtgttgagctcacgtttccttgtcttttgtctttggcattcacaaacattaagaaataagaggtctggcatgaccttcttttaggacctacccttgtagataggctattgcacgtttgacaaattatggtttattttgttcataaattcataatgccataccattttaggcctaccctggcaaataaagggttccttaggtcacgtttcatttcaaattgcatattttattgttttaataaaatggcatcatgcataaaccctagaaagggaacgcCACGTAGGGAATCCCGTTTTAGGAATAAAACCAACCCTTTTGtgtcccatgggtatttaacccttcaAGGGACTGCACGTTTAAGTTATCGCATAACTGGAGGAATGAGACTCGTAGGTAAGGTAATTGACAAACTACCTTCTTCATTATCAGATGGCTTGCCCTCGCCGCATCTACCAATTGTTAATACCGTCAACTGAGGTTCAACAATGGCCCACCTTCATGTTACCTAGTGAACTGAATCAAGTAGCCCAATTTTTAGGACCAATTGGAGACTTTAAGCAGATCAAATCCAACAATTATTTGGTAGAGGCTTTAGTTCATCTTTGGGACCCCGAGTGTACTGCTTTTAGAATAGGCAATAGGCAAATGACTATAACACTCGAAGAAGTAGCTGGCCTCCTTGGTTTACCCACACGTGGAACTACCTTGGTGTTTCCATTTGCTTCCGACAAGGccgaattttgtcaaattataggATTGAAAGAGTCCGTACTACGAGGGTCAGATCAGGGCGTCGCCGTGAATATTCTGTTTGAACGATTTGCGCCACGCGATGGATTCGAGAGGCATGTGACGGATTTTGTGTTCACTTCCAAAGCCGTATGGGAGCGCAAAAGGCTACTAGTATATGGGGTAGTTATGGCTGGGACCTATCTCTTTCCGCGAAAAGATCAAAAGATAGCCTTTAAATCAGCAAAAATTGTGAATGACCTTTTCTTAGGAATTCAGGGTAAGCAATGTTCTATAGTCCCGACCATTCTCGCAGATATTTTCTTAGCTTGTACTGGTTGTCGAAAGGGAGAAAAGTTTTTCCATGGGGCGAACTTGGTTTTATACATATGGGCTACGGGACATTTTAAGAGACAAGCATCAGTTGCCGATAGTTTGCTGGTGGTTGGATATAATTGGGTAGTCACACATCCCAAAAGAGTCAACGAGGGAGATCTACCTAAGAACGCATCCGAATGTGTGGACTACTTGGAAACATTGCAAGATTTCAACATTAGGTGGGTATTAGATTGGACAGACTGCTTTGAGCCGATACTTCGCACTAAGGAATCTGAACGTGTTCTCTTGCTGGGTACTCAAGGAATCATCTCATATACCCTGAAGAGATTTCTCAGACAACTAGGTCGCATTCAGGGGCCGCCACCGATTTCCGAGTTTAGTGAAGTCACCATTTTCTTTGATCAGGGGGTATGCCCAAAAGAGATCCCTATGAAGAGCCAAATCATTGAATCTTGGAGAACAATATCCGACGATAGAAGCATTCATTATCTTCCGGAGCTCAAATAGAAGGGGGTAATGACCGTACCATACGAGGATTGGTTGAAAGATTCCGCCACGCGAGGGTTGCAACATGAGCCGTATGAGGAAATTGAGAAGCTGAGAGCCATCATTAAAGCCAAGGACATGGAGGTGGTACAGTTGAAGAAATCCATCGAAACGCACAAAGGAAAGGCAGAAGAAAACAAGAGGTTATATGAGAAGGAGCGAGAAAGGCGCCAAGAGATGAAGCGGAAATGTGGGGAATTATATGATCAAGCCGAACGTGTCAAGATGCCATATGCTAGAGAAAGTAAAGACTCTGTACTAGATAGGCTTAGGAACTTTGGTGATCTTGTACGAAATCGCCTTCGCGATATGATGTAAACAGATGTATctggtttctgcaatgaaatgaATCTCTTCCCTCTTCACAAAGTGTTTGTCAAATAACAGGTTTGATTAATGGGTCTCATTccgaaggtgttgcatcatgctaggcctacccttggcacaaaaagggttccccaactaggacatgcatccgaattgttcgaatagctactaactcatgtctttttctttttctttttctcttctgaATAAATTACAGAAATTCAGTAAtcattggtttatctaaagaagtcttttgcattctcaggtaaatttcaaaatagcttttcggaaaagccccattattacgcgatcccgaagtaaggcccaaaggaatcgtgtagacatgagcaCTCAGCCAGAATCGTCCGATAAGGCcgttgcaactacccagccggaggccgcaagtcctggggttcagttgactgaattactcacaaaatttggggaaatggcatccgAAATGGCCGCTCAAAAGAGGTTAATCGACGAactcgttagtagcggagtgcaacctgagcctgtgcccgccacacaaccacaatctgaaccatttgttattcctctcAGCCAGACCACgttaccatttgttattccttcaatgcaaaccacgtttgagggaattgtcaacccgcaatatgcttatactcaaaatcctccgttcTATCCTCCTTATGGGCAAGGGTTTCAGCCTCAAATCGACCCAAACATGCATCCGAACCCACAAACCTTTTACCAGAATACCGCAGAGCCTGTGGTACCGGAGAACACTTTTCAAAAtaagccagaaatgggagagTCGTCTGCCCAGATTGATATGAAGCTACTTAAACGCTTGGATCATTTTGATGAATTCATccggaaaagccaaggtttaagcaaacaaggggTGTTGGATTATGATGATTTGTGCCTGTTTCCGAACGTGCAACTGCCGGTGGGGTTCAAGacccctaaattcaacaaatatgatggaacAAGCAACCCTAAAACGCACCTGCgcttgtttgctaacaagttgggcaaGCCAGTGGATGACGAGAATTTGCCGTTGAGATTATTTCCAGAAAGCTTAGAAGGGGATGCTCTCGATTGGTATTCCAACCTAAAGCCAGAGGAAGTGAAGACCTGGCTCGATCTGTCCAATGCTTTCATTAGacaatatgagtataactgtGAGCTAGCGCCAACCCGGACTACTCTGGAAGGAACGAAAAGgcgaccatctgaagatcataagacatatgccaagagatggagaaagatagctgcgaaggtggagccaccgatgactgaggatgaaattattcgcacattcataaaggcgcatgatcctccatatttcgaagaaattttccgtatgactggttgttcttttgctgcaattgtgaataaattggaagagtttGACGACTTTGTGAGAGCCgaaaaaattgttaatgtctctactctcaaatcccagttggatgctttacaaggtcaaggaagcaatgtgaaaaagccgccgttcaaaaagaaagagggggatgcaacctttatttggaaccaaaacccttcacccagaccccgataccaacacaGTCTAATCTACCAACCCCATTACCCTTACTACTCAAATCCGCaccctgtatatactaccaatatccaccaccctcgacctcgcccaagctattCAAACCCACattcagccccttttcaaatttcccaaccaaatccaccccaaaatcGACCTCGCCTTCCATATAATCCAagatttcctccaccaaatagacctgtttacaaTCATTCTCCacctcctgaaccttacaaccgacccCCTAGTCGTACATTtaccaacctaggcaggcctctGGATCAATTGTATGAACAATTGAAGGCCGCCGGGAAAATCGGTACagtaccccctcctacctacCCATATGGCATGCCCGCGTGGTATAATCCACAAGCTGTatgtgcttatcattctggggCCACCGGACATTCGACTATTAATTGCAAGGCGCTTAAGCATAAAATCCAAGATATGGTGGAAGCCGGGGAGATTGTAATCCGGAAAAGGGAGGCGCAAGGGCCGAACGTAAATAGGAACCCTTTACCGGAACATGCCAATATTATTGGGGTTATTCTGGATGATACGGAGTATGTGGAACCAGTCAGAGAATTGGCAAGggaagctgaagtgtttggggtcacagaccaaccCTTTGTCATAGAACTGCCATTGGAAGAGGACGAAAAGCCCTTTATTTTGGATCTCACGCCAGCTGAGAGTGCGGCTTTGGAGCCAATAGTCATTGAATTTCCGAAGCAGGAGCCTGTCTTGAGCCTGCAACAAGTACCGTGGAACTATGATGAACCTGTCATACAGATTGGGGAAAAGTCAATTGCAAAGAAGGAAGTATCAGTGGTCACAAGATCGGGGAAAATTGCAAGCCCGTTTGAAGCAACCATTCCGATTCAAGCAAATAACTCTGAGCCACCCGCCAAACCAACAATTACCGAAAGAGAAGCCTTAGATTTCCTTAAAAGGCTCCAAAGAAGCGAATACAATGTGATCGAGAAGCTTAGCAAGTCGCCCGCTCAAATATCCATGTTGGATCTACTTTTTTCATCAGATGTGCATAGGGATGCATTGCTCGAAGTACTGACTAAAGCTCAAATTCCTAGAGACATTTCAGTTGATAATTTCTCACACGTGGTTGGGAACGTATTATTCACCaaacaaatcactttctctGACGAGGAATTGCCGGCggaaggcattggacataacaagGCCCTGTACATAGTTGTGAGGTGCAACGGAAAAATGCTGCCGAAGGTATTGATTGATAATGGATCCGCTCTTAATATATGTCCCTGGAGCaccttggaaaagctaggaCTGCAAGATgtcaagctgaggccttcagggaccataGTCCGAGGTTTTGATGGAGCGCAAAGAGAGCCAATAGGAGAAGTAGATTTAGTGGTCGAGATGGGACCCGCACAATTTCAAATAACctgccaagtcatgcactttCCTAGTGTTTACAACGTTTTGCTTGGAAGGCCGTGGATTCACAAGTCTGGGGCTGTACCTTCTTCATTGCATCAATTGCTGAAGTTTGTAGTAAATGACAAGCTGATAACTATATTTGCCGAGGAGGATTGTCTTGTAATCACCGATTCTGGGTCAAAAGAGGATGGAAGCCGCAATGTCACCATGACTCCTCATAGCACGGCTGATATCGTCTCTGTAAGTTAGATCACAAACGAGGAGCGAGCTTTACCAaaggccagtgtcatgatggcCAAAGAAATGATCCGTGGAGGCTATGAATTTGATAAAGGGCTGGGACGAGATTTGCAAGGAATTCTGAAGCCAGTGGAGATTGTGGAGAAAAAGGATTCGTTTGGTTTGGGTTTCCGACCAACTGCTAAGGATATTAGAGAAATGAAGGAGCGCAAGAAAGCggagaaagaaggaaggcaaagggctcttgacattccacccctgcattatactttcccacgaccagccgaggtgatcatgtcagaaatcaacccagttgacgaaattgaagcaagtttggcccaattgtttgttggggcaacatttgaagatagtgttccaggcgaagctgaatttcctgacatcaccgaaggatcaattcccaattggacagccgagtccctgcccgttcggaaggagtttcggtaaactgaaaggggtttatcattcatgtgaattcatgaaaatacttttgcatctgtaaatagccaatgaaaacaattttactCTTTGACTAATGtttgcgcatgtaaatattgttaagttttcattttcatttgctttcaatcaaaggttttatgaaaatgcacaagttgttcctgtcatgttgttttgtttattcatttgtttatatttttgtcGTATTGCTTGACCTTTTGTTTGTTATATGCTAATTTGtttattatcccacattcgttaattctttcagatggccaaaaataaaactatttgaccctttggatatcacagttctggaatacgataatggtaatctctatatcactcacgacttggaggtctgtgaatccgagctccaaagcgagagtgataatgaggaggtattcgattcttttgcaaaggaccttgaacaatatgaggaaaaaccaaaaccgaacctggaagaaacagaaaaggttaacattggcactgaggatgaggttaaggaggtgcaaatcagtattcatttgaatgcaAGGCAGAGaaaggagatgcttgaattcttgaccatgttccaggatgtatttgcgtggtcctatgatgatatgactggcatttcaactgatgtggtggtgcataggttacccacagacctttcttttccacccgtaaaacaaaaacccaggaagttcaaaccagatataagcctcaaaataaaagagcaaattgaaaaacaactcaaaaccaacattatcattgtttcccattacccaatttggctttgAAATCctgtccctgttccaaaaaagagtggagaggtgagagtttgtattgactatagagaccttaataaagccagtcctaaagatgatttccctctaccaaatattcacattctcttagacaatactgccggacatgagattgaatccttttgcgattgttttgctggctaccaccaaattttgatggcagaagaggatagggagaagactgctttcattaccccttggggtaccttttgctatcgagtcatgcctttcggtttaaagaatgctggagcaacgtatcagaggaccatgacaaccctatttcatgatatgatccaccgggagatggaggtctacgtggatgacatcataatcaagtctaagagggcagaggaccatttggttgatttgaagaagttATTCGAAAGAttgcggaagtacaatttgaagttaaatcctgcgaaatgcgcctttggagcacctgcgggtaagctgttgggattcattgttagcaagaagggcatagaaatagatccagcaaaaatcaaagcaattcgagatatgccggAGCCAAAAACTCAGAAAGACGTGAAAAGTTTcttagggaagatcaattttattgggagGTTCATTGCCCAATTAACTGCCACgtgcgagccgttgttcaaattattgagaaagaacgtgccgttgtattggaatgaggagtgccaacgggctttcgacaagattaaagattatttgttgcatccaccagtcttagtgccgcccaaaccgggccgacctttgattatgtatttatctgtacttgatggagcagtagggtgtgttctaggtcagcacgatgactctggaaggaaagaacaagccatttactatctaagcaagaagttcacgcagtacgaggctaattattcattcattgagaaaagctgttgtgcattggcctgggcggctcaaaagttgagacactatttgttgagccataccacttatcttattttcccgatctgatcctttgaagtatcttttggagaagccgatgttaACCGGACGCCTGgccaaatggcagataattctatcAGAGTTCGAcattattttcacttcacaaaaggcggtcaaggggcaagctatagctgatcatttggcagaaaatccaagggatgatgattatcaaccacttcATACCTATTTCCCTGATGAGAAAGTTTTATTCGTAGGCGCTACATATGATATAGGTGAGCAAAatcctgaatggaggcttttcttcgatggagtttcgaattctctcggagccggaattggagctgttctgGTTTCACCCGAAAGGAAGcattaccctgccgctgccaaattgcaaatcgcttgcacaaacaacatggctgaatatgaagcctgcattttttgtctcaaaatggctttagaaatggaaatcaaagagttgatagctttcagtgattcagatttgctcgtgcatcaaaccttgaagcagtggataaccaaagattcaaaaatccTGCCCTATCATTGCAGTCtgctcactctggccaagcaatttcgaaatttggagttcagacatcttccgcgagcccgaaacgcatttgccgatgctttggccaccttagcttctatgatccaatatccagatgaattgaagatcgaaccaatccaaattcaacttcaagacaagCCCGCCCACTGCTGGGTTGCAGACGAATCCTCGGATACTATTCCTTGGTTTAATGATCTTAAAGAGTTTCTCAAAACTGGGTCCTACCCTCAGCATGCTAGTACAAAAgacaagagttttctgcgtagaatggcttcgaaatttttcttaaatggagaagtgttgtacaaaagaacctcagatttgaaccttttaagatGTGtcgatgaagatgaagctcaatatatgatgaaagaagtgcatagtggcgtttgtggacctcacatgaatggccatttgctagcgaagaaaatcatgagaaccggatacttctggcttactatggagcatgattgtatagactttgtccggagatgtataaaatgtcaaatgcacggtgacattatccgtgctccacccactgagttgcatagcatgactgccccatggccctgttcaatgtggggtatggacgtaattggtacaatcgatcctcccgcttcaaatggacatcgatttatattggtggcgattGAGTACTTCactaaatgggttgaagcggaatcattcaaacatgtcacgaaGAAGGTAGTGGCCAATTTcctgagagatcacatcatctgtcgttttggagtacccgaaacccTTATTACGGataatgccaagaatctgaacaatgacatggtagatggactatgcgagcagttcaagatcaaacaccgcaattctgccatttataggcctcagatgaatggagctgtagaagccgcaaataagaatttgaagaagattatccgcaaaatgacagagaggcatcgcgattggcatgaaaagttgccttatgcattgaTGGCGTACCGGACTTCTATTCGAACATCGACCGGGACAACGCCATATTCActtatgtatggaatggaagctgtgTTACCAGTGGAAGTTGAAATTCCGTCGAtacgaatccttatggaagctaaattggaggaggccgattggatcaagcaacgccatgagcaattgactttgatcgatgaaaagcgattcaatgctatctgtcatggttagtgctatcagaaacgtgtggcccgggcttacaacaaaaaggtccatcggcgggcatttgaagaagttgataaggtactgaagcggattttgtcaatgcaagatgaagctaaaggcaaatttgctccaaattggcaagggccgttcattgtccaaaaggtattacctggcggagctcttATTTTGGCTGAAATGGatggacagacattccctcaacccatcaactcagatatgtgcaaaaagtttttcatttgataatgcaaattttctttaagaaactcatgcaaatggcgaaatgcaagtcaggccatcttcttttacactaaaaacattttatctctacttgtcccctttgagccatcatattgacaaatttcgtttgataacccttgagaattgcaaaccccacactggggcaaaataaaaaaaaaaaaaaaaaaccctacactggggcaaatttagttttcaaagaaaaatgcaaaagtgaggaaaatgcaatgaaaaatgcaaaaagagaaaaaagctgatcaaactggggcaaattttcctcagttttggagttgttttcagatagtgcaatctcaagttatttcacccctcgtatcaaatctgctttcaaCCTTCAACCTTTTTCAAAGCACCCCACCggacctcattacaaagcccaaagtcctggctttcgtcacttgctgcatttctattagaaaatttgttaatcaactggcaggtgatgtccgtaatgtcttcgcctaatcttataagggaagtacattttactgatgccagcaatctttaactcatatttctgagtcgatcatggtcgagatatttcattgttctttaggtgaaaacccgaaagggcgcctcgaaaaaaaaaaagaagaaaagaaaaaaaaaaggaaaaaaaggaaaaaaagaaaaaaaaacaaaaacaaacgaaaacaaaaagggtgggggcaaccttggtgaaaacccgaaagggcgccaaggtaggttttcTCAACAGTCGAGCTCaagaaggaacagctggtgacctggttcatttaggTTGTTCCTCATATTTGTGATACTTTTGCCAGTGTCGGATTCCGAAGAGAAAATATCCgaagtcttgaatatgatattcgttggctaaacttgtattgttctttacaaatattcttttgcaaaatgtatctttataaacCTCTTGGTTGTTTTCAATTACTTGTGTATGACTGCTTATGATTGtctacattcttttgcatgctcatctttgcctgatgtaggaaataatcttgcatatacattgataaattttcatgcatcattctttcaccattgaattcaaatgaatgataaaccctaagtTTTGGGCAAAGATAAGGGATTCAAGCATCAGCTACAGTGAGTAACATGCAACAAAGCTACCACCTGGATTGGGTGACGTGGTAAATCCGTACTTTATTAGTCTCAAGAATTGAAGGGTTTAAAGTCACAAATTCGACTGAGACAGATGCCGCAGAACAGAGTCAAAAATagcacaagactcatgtttacacgattctcaaggcaaactgGATCGAATAATGGTGGCAaatccattatttcttctttttcttgcaggaacactGCATTTACAAATGAAAGCGACCATTCTCTTTTTCACACCTAAATCGATGTTATTTGCAAAGTTGGATTATAAGGAGCAACATCAGCCATCGCTTCAACTACAGAGATCAAATCTTTCTCTAGGTACAAGAGTGTGAACTACTTTCAGGTAAAAATTCAATTCATTGTCTCAAACTTCCCCAGTGAAGTCTTTTTTTAAATtccgttcgggccagtcccgttttaaatttctgttcgggtcagtcccgtttaaattctgttcgggtcagtcccgttttaaattcctgttcgggccagtcccgttttaaattctgttcgggtcagtcccgttttaaattctgttcgggtcagccccgtttaaattctgttcgggccattcccgttttaaattctgttcgggtcagtcc containing:
- the LOC113720259 gene encoding uncharacterized protein, with product MGESSAQIDMKLLKRLDHFDEFIRKSQGLSKQGVLDYDDLCLFPNVQLPVGFKTPKFNKYDGTSNPKTHLRLFANKLGKPVDDENLPLRLFPESLEGDALDWYSNLKPEEVKTWLDLSNAFIRQYEYNCRPLDQLYEQLKAAGKIGTVPPPTYPYGMPAWYNPQAVCAYHSGATGHSTINCKALKHKIQDMVEAGEIVIRKREAQGPNVNRNPLPEHANIIGVILDDTEYVEPVRELAREAEVFGVTDQPFVIELPLEEDEKPFILDLTPAESAALEPIVIEFPKQEPVLSLQQVPWNYDEPVIQIGEKSIAKKEVSVVTRSGKIASPFEATIPIQANNSEPPAKPTITEREALDFLKRLQRSEYNVIEKLSKSPAQISMLDLLFSSDVHRDALLEVLTKAQIPRDISVDNFSHVVGNVLFTKQITFSDEELPAEGIGHNKALYIVVRCNGKMLPKVLIDNGSALNICPWSTLEKLGLQDVKLRPSGTIVRGFDGAQREPIGEVDLVVEMGPAQFQITCQVMHFPSVYNVLLGRPWIHKSGAVPSSLHQLLKFVVNDKLITIFAEEDCLVITDSGSKEDGSRNVTMTPHSTADIVSVS